The sequence below is a genomic window from Sneathiella sp. P13V-1.
GCCACAAACAGCAAAGAGACCAAGCCCACATACCATTTTTCAAAATGATTTAAAGGCGCCAACATATATCCTGTGAAGGCAACACCTAAGAAGCTGATCCCCGCCATGACACCGGTTAGCGTGATGATAAATTCAGACCATGTAAATCCATCTGTGACCAGCAAAAGAGCTGGCGAGTAGACAAAAACAAATGGCACAAGCGCTTTCGCAATGCCTAACCTGAATGCCGTATTACCGGTGCGGAAAGGGTTGGATCCCGCAATACCCGAAGCTGCATAAGCCGCCAGTGCAACAGGCGGTGTAATATCCGCAAGCACCCCGTAATAGAACACAAAGAAGTGCGCCACCAACGGTTCAACTTGCAAAGTAGCAAGTGCGGGACCGGCGACCGCAACCAGAATAATATAAGTTGCTGTTGTCGGGATCCCCGCCCCCATAAAGATACAGGCGATAGCCACCAGAAGCAGGGAGAAGAACAATGCCCATTGAGGAACTTCGAAGAAGCTGAAAGGCCAGGTCGTTCCAAAAAAGGCGCCGATGTCGCTTGCGGTCTGAACAACAACATAACCAAGACGGAAGCCAACACCGGTCAGGGTCACCACCCCGACAATAATACCAACGCAGGCGGCAGCTGCACCAACCGCAATGGTACTTCTCGCCCCTGCGCCTAGCCCATCCCACAGGTCTTTCAGGGAAAGACGGCTATTAGGCTTCAAGAAACCAACAACCACACAAGCGATAATGCCATAAACCGCCGCAAAGTCAGGAGTTCGACCCGAGAGGATGAAATAGACGAGCACAATGAGCGGTGCAAGCGCGAGCCAGTGTTCCTTCAAAACCAAAAACAGTTTTGGAAGTTCTGCTGAGGACAACCCACGGAGACCCAATTTACGGGCCTCCAGATGCACCATGATAAAGATACCGAAATAATGAAGAAGCGCCGGGAACAATGCCGCCGCGAGAATATCCCGAAGCGGGATTTCTAGATACTCCACCATAATGAAGGCCGCAGCCCCCATGATGGGCGGTGTAATCTGACCACCTGTTGACGCTGTCGCTTCTACCGCCGCAGAAAAACGCGCGGGATAACCAATCCGTTTCATCGCAGGAATAGTCAGCGCACCTGTTGTCACCGTATTGGCAATCGAGGAGCCAGAAATACTTCCCATAAAGGCGGACGCGAAGATCGCAACTTTCGCAGGACCACCAGAAAAACGCCCTGCGATGACCATCGCCAAATCAATAAAGAGTTGGCCCAACCCAATTTTTGTGGCCAGCACGCCAAAAAGAATAAACAGAAACACATACTGCGCCATAACCCCGATGGCGATGCCGTATATCCCCTGGTTCGTCATATAAATGTGAT
It includes:
- a CDS encoding TRAP transporter permease — translated: MTGQTPQEDSTLTPEELLELEKRYDPESNFRSTGTKMALFLSAILVAMSVYHFYASGFGLIRELLHRGIHLSFVLGLVFFLYSAFKGRDAGAPLGGWHRIGGVGIQDIALGFLAVGAALYLPLLPPELVAERVGNPSQSDVIMGSALLLLTLEATRRSVGPTLPLIACIFIAFALFGPYAPGALKHGGASWTGLINHIYMTNQGIYGIAIGVMAQYVFLFILFGVLATKIGLGQLFIDLAMVIAGRFSGGPAKVAIFASAFMGSISGSSIANTVTTGALTIPAMKRIGYPARFSAAVEATASTGGQITPPIMGAAAFIMVEYLEIPLRDILAAALFPALLHYFGIFIMVHLEARKLGLRGLSSAELPKLFLVLKEHWLALAPLIVLVYFILSGRTPDFAAVYGIIACVVVGFLKPNSRLSLKDLWDGLGAGARSTIAVGAAAACVGIIVGVVTLTGVGFRLGYVVVQTASDIGAFFGTTWPFSFFEVPQWALFFSLLLVAIACIFMGAGIPTTATYIILVAVAGPALATLQVEPLVAHFFVFYYGVLADITPPVALAAYAASGIAGSNPFRTGNTAFRLGIAKALVPFVFVYSPALLLVTDGFTWSEFIITLTGVMAGISFLGVAFTGYMLAPLNHFEKWYVGLVSLLFVAPGLVTMGIGFLLMVPIIGRQLAIARRKT